The Mycolicibacterium smegmatis genome has a window encoding:
- a CDS encoding DUF4380 domain-containing protein, with translation MTVSIPQSWVTHGHHDVYWIRTGSLTLGVVPALGGRLLSLRLGERELLWRNPALLGEDLQPVGGHIPAPVSGRLGDWCNYGGDKTWPAPQGWSSPQQWAGPPDPVLDSGHYAVDVCRWEATTELAVTSPPDPRTGLQITRTFTVNTDSEFVIHLSATNVTDHEVTWALWNVTQLPGGGTVEVDVEHRFTEPIEILAGTGVPTWRRSGPDTITIDPQDVVGKLGFPYATGRLRYLHQNVTLAWDFPVDEDAPYPDEGARAELWMEHPQPAPLASLDGLDPPDRIVECEVLSASHTLAPGSSMTFPVKLSVHTSPGGGR, from the coding sequence GTGACGGTCTCCATCCCGCAGTCGTGGGTGACCCACGGCCATCACGATGTGTACTGGATCCGAACCGGCTCCCTCACTTTGGGTGTGGTGCCGGCGCTCGGCGGGCGGCTGCTCAGCCTGCGACTCGGTGAGCGAGAACTGCTGTGGCGCAACCCCGCACTGCTGGGCGAAGATCTGCAGCCAGTGGGCGGACACATTCCGGCACCGGTCAGCGGGCGCCTGGGCGACTGGTGCAATTACGGCGGGGACAAGACCTGGCCTGCCCCGCAGGGCTGGTCGTCACCGCAACAGTGGGCGGGGCCACCCGATCCCGTCCTCGACTCCGGCCACTACGCAGTCGATGTCTGCAGATGGGAGGCCACAACCGAACTCGCAGTCACCAGTCCGCCCGATCCGCGTACGGGATTACAGATAACCCGGACATTCACCGTCAACACCGACAGTGAATTCGTCATCCACCTGTCCGCGACCAATGTCACCGATCACGAGGTGACCTGGGCGCTGTGGAATGTGACCCAGCTGCCCGGCGGCGGAACCGTCGAAGTCGATGTGGAACATCGATTCACAGAACCCATCGAGATCCTGGCCGGCACCGGTGTGCCGACCTGGCGCCGCAGCGGTCCGGACACCATCACCATCGACCCACAAGATGTCGTCGGCAAGCTGGGGTTCCCCTACGCCACCGGCAGGCTGCGATATCTACACCAAAATGTCACGCTCGCATGGGATTTCCCTGTCGATGAAGATGCGCCCTACCCGGATGAGGGTGCCCGGGCCGAGCTGTGGATGGAGCATCCGCAACCGGCGCCGCTGGCCAGTCTCGACGGGCTCGATCCCCCCGACCGCATCGTCGAGTGTGAAGTTCTTTCCGCGTCGCACACCTTGGCTCCGGGCAGTTCGATGACTTTTCCCGTGAAGCTCAGCGTCCACACCTCCCCTGGCGGTGGGCGGTGA
- a CDS encoding ABC transporter permease: protein MSTLRSDAHPDATPRAASPRSYRLNEIGLLVAIVALYIALSASAAGFLTAGNQLGILRDAATIGIAAWGVTLVIIAGDIDISIGPAVAFSSVLVAKGSAQWGLGIGGAIVLTLVLGTLWGAVAGYLRARFNVPSFITTLGLWSILGGLALYMTDALPVVLPASSMMEVLGGDILGVPTSAIIMLVLFAVFAYVAKFTAYGRSVYAIGGNAAAAMLAGINLTRTRVILFATTGLLSAVTGILVAARLGSGNGGAAGGLEFDVIAAVVIGGTLLAGGRGSLVGTLLGVVFITVIANGLVLLGIDSFLQEVVRGVIIVGAVLINVIIGRRRNATRTT, encoded by the coding sequence ATGAGCACATTACGGTCAGACGCCCACCCTGACGCCACACCGCGGGCCGCATCGCCGAGGTCGTACCGACTCAATGAGATCGGACTTCTGGTCGCGATCGTCGCGTTGTACATCGCGCTGAGCGCCTCAGCAGCCGGCTTCCTGACTGCCGGCAACCAGTTGGGCATCCTGCGCGACGCGGCAACGATCGGTATCGCCGCGTGGGGTGTCACGCTCGTGATCATCGCCGGGGACATCGACATCAGTATCGGTCCCGCAGTGGCGTTCTCATCGGTACTGGTCGCCAAGGGAAGTGCCCAATGGGGACTCGGTATCGGCGGGGCCATCGTGTTGACCTTGGTCCTCGGCACGCTATGGGGTGCGGTGGCCGGTTATCTACGCGCCCGGTTCAATGTCCCCTCGTTCATCACCACGCTCGGCTTGTGGAGCATCCTCGGTGGCCTTGCCCTGTACATGACTGACGCGTTGCCGGTGGTGCTCCCGGCCAGCAGCATGATGGAGGTTCTCGGCGGCGACATTCTGGGTGTGCCCACGTCAGCGATCATCATGCTCGTCCTCTTCGCGGTTTTCGCATACGTTGCGAAGTTCACGGCCTACGGCCGATCGGTTTATGCCATCGGCGGCAACGCCGCGGCGGCGATGCTTGCAGGCATCAACCTCACCCGCACCCGCGTGATCCTGTTCGCCACCACCGGACTGCTCTCGGCAGTCACCGGCATCCTGGTTGCGGCGCGTCTCGGATCCGGCAACGGCGGCGCCGCGGGCGGACTCGAGTTCGATGTGATCGCGGCCGTGGTCATCGGCGGCACCTTGCTCGCCGGCGGCCGGGGCAGCCTGGTCGGCACCCTTCTCGGGGTCGTGTTCATCACGGTCATCGCCAACGGACTGGTGTTACTCGGCATCGACTCCTTCCTGCAGGAGGTTGTGCGCGGCGTCATCATCGTCGGCGCAGTGCTGATCAACGTGATCATCGGTCGACGCCGGAATGCCACTCGCACCACCTGA
- a CDS encoding zinc-dependent alcohol dehydrogenase family protein, giving the protein MNHTTIPSTMDGVYLPGDSTAVLKQFDVRPPGPGQVLLEMGASGICGSDIGYIYRGYKGYRGIDGPAYRGVVAGHEPAGRIVATGEGVTRFGVGDRVLLYHIVGCGLCDNCRRGFYISCSGDRASYGWQRDGGHARYVLAEERTCIPLPDELSFVDGALIACGFATAYEGLRRAGVSGDHDLLVVGLGPVGLAAGMIGRGMGAATVIGVEPSTTRREWADSLGIFDATIPAGPDALDTITELTRGAGASVTIDCSGSRAGRSLALEAAAEWGNISLVGEGNDLHTEVSDTLLHKQLTIHASWVTSLPTMSELATNLVRWNLKPETVVSDIFPLSQAARAYELAAGTSRGKVCLVPDGNAA; this is encoded by the coding sequence ATGAATCACACCACCATTCCCTCCACGATGGACGGTGTATACCTGCCCGGTGACTCCACCGCAGTACTGAAGCAATTCGACGTCCGCCCACCCGGGCCAGGGCAAGTGCTCCTCGAGATGGGCGCATCCGGCATCTGTGGCAGCGACATCGGATACATCTACCGCGGGTACAAGGGTTACCGCGGGATCGACGGACCCGCCTACCGAGGTGTGGTCGCAGGCCACGAGCCTGCCGGGCGCATTGTCGCCACAGGAGAAGGAGTCACACGCTTCGGCGTGGGCGATCGGGTGCTGCTGTACCACATCGTGGGCTGCGGGCTGTGCGACAACTGCCGCCGCGGCTTCTACATCAGCTGCAGTGGAGACCGGGCATCCTACGGGTGGCAGCGCGACGGCGGCCACGCCCGCTATGTGCTGGCCGAGGAACGTACCTGCATCCCCCTGCCCGACGAATTGTCGTTCGTCGACGGCGCCCTGATCGCATGCGGGTTCGCCACCGCCTACGAAGGGCTGCGCCGCGCCGGCGTCAGCGGCGACCACGATCTGTTGGTGGTCGGTCTCGGCCCCGTCGGCCTGGCGGCCGGAATGATCGGCCGGGGCATGGGCGCTGCGACGGTGATCGGCGTCGAGCCCTCCACCACACGCCGCGAATGGGCTGACAGCCTGGGAATTTTCGACGCCACCATCCCCGCGGGCCCCGACGCTCTGGACACGATCACAGAACTGACCCGCGGCGCCGGCGCCAGTGTCACCATCGACTGCTCGGGAAGCCGCGCGGGGCGTTCGCTGGCACTGGAAGCCGCTGCCGAATGGGGCAACATCTCTCTGGTCGGCGAGGGCAACGATCTTCATACGGAAGTGTCGGACACCCTGCTGCACAAGCAGTTGACCATTCACGCCTCCTGGGTCACCTCTCTGCCCACCATGAGTGAGCTGGCCACCAATCTCGTGCGGTGGAACCTGAAGCCGGAAACCGTCGTCAGCGATATCTTCCCGCTGTCGCAGGCCGCACGCGCCTACGAGTTGGCGGCAGGCACCAGCCGCGGCAAGGTGTGCCTGGTCCCGGATGGGAACGCCGCGTGA
- a CDS encoding AraC family transcriptional regulator, with protein sequence MSSMDESTAAWIADGFVGQRMLAVPRPVVDHALGAPVTRRLLVTDAGFFPRATRHGRSRSRGATEHVVMVCTAGAGWCRTEEGAFDVGVGDAVLLPKGRAHMYGAAESDPWTLWWMHVTGSDSAELIAAARVSPVSPVVHLVDPAPATSLISQVIDMLADASTTAGLIGAAGAAWHALTVIAATGRQRSTGEADPVDRALEHLRSTSPRRTDVAALAAIVGLSTSHLNALFRQRTGIGPLEFQQQLRMSRARELLDTTTLTIAAVARAAGFNDPLYFSRQFAKVHGQSPSAYRQRHQN encoded by the coding sequence ATGAGCTCTATGGACGAATCAACGGCAGCATGGATCGCTGACGGCTTCGTCGGGCAGCGGATGCTCGCGGTACCGCGTCCGGTCGTGGACCACGCGCTGGGTGCGCCGGTCACCCGCAGGCTGCTCGTCACCGACGCCGGGTTCTTTCCGCGGGCCACCCGTCACGGGCGATCCCGGTCTCGCGGGGCCACCGAGCACGTGGTCATGGTGTGTACAGCCGGTGCCGGGTGGTGCCGCACCGAGGAGGGGGCGTTCGACGTCGGCGTAGGCGACGCGGTACTGCTACCGAAAGGGCGGGCGCACATGTACGGCGCAGCCGAGTCAGACCCGTGGACCTTGTGGTGGATGCACGTCACGGGCTCCGACAGTGCAGAATTGATCGCCGCGGCCAGGGTGTCACCAGTCAGCCCGGTGGTTCACCTCGTCGATCCGGCACCGGCGACGAGCCTGATCTCGCAGGTGATCGACATGCTCGCGGACGCCAGCACCACCGCCGGTCTCATCGGCGCAGCCGGCGCCGCCTGGCACGCCTTGACCGTCATCGCCGCCACCGGCCGCCAGCGTTCAACAGGTGAGGCAGACCCTGTGGACAGGGCCTTGGAGCATCTGCGCTCAACAAGTCCGCGACGCACCGATGTCGCGGCGTTGGCGGCCATCGTCGGCCTCAGTACCTCACACCTCAACGCGTTGTTTCGCCAGCGGACAGGTATCGGACCCTTGGAGTTTCAACAGCAGCTGCGCATGTCGCGCGCTCGCGAACTCCTCGACACCACCACTCTCACCATCGCGGCGGTCGCTCGCGCCGCGGGCTTCAACGATCCGCTGTACTTCTCACGTCAATTCGCGAAGGTTCACGGCCAATCCCCGTCGGCGTATCGGCAGCGACACCAAAACTGA
- a CDS encoding SDR family NAD(P)-dependent oxidoreductase — MTQGRARVAVVTGAARGIGEATARQLHADGFAVALMDLAPEVGDLARELSGGTGNAIGIRGDVADPRAWADAASAARTLGSVSVLVSNAMTVDIASLDETSTASWHRQLDVMLTGTFHGVKTFLPDLRAARGSIVLVSSVHAMFGLPGRPAYAAAKAGLTGLGRQLAAEYGPQLRVNTVLPGPILTASWDGIGEQDRRTSAAATALGRLGTPREVASVISFLASEASSYITGASIPVDGGWSVTKDSS, encoded by the coding sequence ATGACACAAGGGCGTGCACGGGTCGCGGTGGTCACCGGCGCCGCTCGCGGCATCGGGGAGGCCACTGCACGACAGCTCCACGCCGACGGATTTGCGGTGGCTCTGATGGACCTCGCGCCCGAGGTCGGCGACCTGGCCCGCGAACTGTCAGGCGGTACAGGGAATGCGATCGGTATCCGCGGTGACGTCGCCGACCCGCGAGCATGGGCCGATGCCGCATCGGCGGCGCGGACCTTGGGGAGTGTCAGCGTGCTCGTCTCCAACGCGATGACCGTCGACATCGCCTCCCTCGACGAGACATCCACGGCCAGCTGGCACCGCCAGCTCGACGTGATGCTCACCGGCACATTCCACGGCGTCAAGACGTTCCTGCCCGACCTGCGCGCCGCACGCGGCTCGATCGTGCTGGTGTCTTCGGTGCACGCCATGTTCGGCCTGCCCGGCCGACCGGCATACGCTGCCGCCAAGGCTGGCCTCACCGGTCTCGGCCGTCAACTCGCCGCCGAGTACGGCCCGCAACTGCGGGTCAACACAGTGTTGCCTGGCCCCATCTTGACCGCATCGTGGGACGGTATCGGAGAGCAGGACCGGCGCACCAGCGCGGCGGCCACGGCGCTGGGCCGGCTCGGCACTCCCCGGGAAGTCGCCTCCGTGATCTCATTCCTGGCGTCCGAGGCAAGCTCGTACATCACGGGTGCCAGCATTCCGGTGGACGGAGGCTGGAGCGTCACAAAGGATTCCTCATGA
- a CDS encoding sugar ABC transporter ATP-binding protein, with product MTKRYIGVTALTDASLAVGAGEVRALLGRNGAGKSTLIRILSGVEQADTGTVSIDGTILDGGGVRRANELGVQTVHQELSLVPDMTVAENMFVGAWPRSGGKIDYDAMRAEASTVIDRLGLDIDPDSPVAALSLATRQLVEICRAVRRQPRVLILDEPTSALAATEVSIVLDTVTRIAQTGVAVIYVSHRLDEIRRIASSATILRDGRVVDTVEMDTTGTDAMIAMMVGPDHQAQERPPLRAVDRTRTPLLSVRDLRLPPKIEKVSFDLFAGEVLGIAGLMGSGRTEVLRAVAGFDTPVSGEMTLDGKPMPWNAPAVMKRNGVGLTPEDRKHDAIVPLLGVDENMVLSDYTRVRHHGPISLRRMRTAAQSLIDRLRIETASPVTPIVNLSGGNQQKAIIGRWLHADASILLLDEPTRGVDVAAKAGIYDLVRALADAGKAVIFVSGELEELPLVCDRVITVQGGRVTAEFIGVDVTVDAVLSAAMAA from the coding sequence GTGACCAAGCGGTACATCGGCGTCACCGCCCTCACTGACGCCAGCCTTGCGGTGGGCGCCGGAGAGGTGCGTGCGCTCCTGGGCCGCAACGGTGCCGGGAAATCCACCCTTATCCGAATCCTGTCCGGCGTCGAGCAGGCCGACACGGGGACAGTGTCCATCGACGGCACGATTCTCGACGGTGGCGGGGTACGTCGTGCGAATGAACTGGGAGTTCAGACCGTACATCAGGAACTCAGCCTGGTGCCGGACATGACGGTCGCCGAGAACATGTTCGTCGGTGCGTGGCCGCGCAGCGGGGGCAAGATCGACTACGACGCGATGCGAGCCGAAGCATCCACGGTCATCGACCGCCTCGGTCTGGATATCGACCCTGATTCCCCCGTTGCGGCGTTGTCGCTGGCGACCCGCCAACTCGTCGAGATCTGCCGCGCGGTCCGCCGGCAACCGCGCGTGTTGATCCTCGACGAACCCACCAGCGCGCTGGCCGCGACGGAGGTGTCCATCGTGCTCGACACCGTGACCCGCATCGCCCAGACCGGTGTCGCCGTGATCTACGTCAGTCATCGCCTCGATGAAATACGCCGCATCGCCTCCAGCGCAACAATCCTGCGGGACGGTCGAGTCGTCGACACCGTCGAGATGGACACCACGGGTACCGATGCGATGATCGCCATGATGGTAGGCCCTGACCACCAAGCCCAGGAGCGGCCACCGCTGCGGGCCGTCGACCGCACCCGCACGCCGCTGCTGTCGGTACGCGACCTGCGCTTACCACCCAAGATCGAGAAGGTCTCCTTCGATCTGTTCGCCGGTGAAGTGCTCGGCATTGCCGGTCTCATGGGATCGGGGCGTACCGAGGTACTCCGCGCCGTCGCCGGCTTCGACACCCCGGTGTCCGGCGAGATGACGCTCGATGGAAAGCCGATGCCGTGGAACGCACCTGCGGTGATGAAACGCAATGGCGTCGGGCTCACGCCCGAGGACCGCAAGCACGACGCGATCGTGCCGTTGCTCGGTGTCGACGAGAACATGGTGCTGTCGGACTACACCAGGGTTCGCCACCACGGACCAATCTCGTTGCGTCGTATGCGCACAGCCGCCCAGTCGTTGATCGATCGGCTGCGCATCGAGACCGCCTCGCCGGTGACACCGATCGTCAACCTGTCCGGAGGCAACCAACAGAAGGCGATCATCGGACGCTGGCTACACGCCGACGCCTCGATCCTGCTGCTGGACGAACCCACCCGCGGGGTGGATGTGGCGGCGAAAGCCGGCATCTACGACCTGGTGCGCGCGTTGGCGGATGCGGGCAAGGCAGTCATCTTCGTGTCCGGTGAGCTGGAGGAGCTACCGCTGGTGTGCGACCGAGTCATCACTGTCCAGGGCGGTCGGGTGACCGCCGAGTTCATCGGCGTCGACGTCACCGTCGACGCCGTCCTGTCCGCCGCGATGGCGGCGTGA
- a CDS encoding substrate-binding domain-containing protein, whose translation MPRSLRRRAVRFATLMLVAALAVSGCSRIGENGRIAVVYLNAEGFYAGVKVGVKKAFADAGDAPQLIETNARSDPSQESAFIDTVSSVQVDALILSPTSADASVPAVRLAHDSGIPVICYNTCVTESDARKYVDSWILGSPQEFGRIGGEQMGNYFIENGITHPKVAVINCEQFEVCIQRRQGFEQALTSLVPAAEIVANQQGLLVDEAVEASERILTAHPDLDAFYGEAGSMTVGAVRAVQARRLTGRVVVFGGDMSTQIAQMLQEGSVLRGVADISGITVGEMAADAALRLLRGQRSENLIVDAPVDAYEGPDAGTRWLREHPDGIP comes from the coding sequence ATGCCGAGATCGCTGCGGCGGAGGGCGGTCCGGTTTGCGACGCTGATGCTGGTCGCGGCACTGGCCGTATCCGGTTGCTCACGCATCGGCGAGAACGGTCGCATCGCAGTGGTGTACCTGAACGCCGAGGGTTTCTATGCGGGGGTCAAGGTCGGGGTGAAGAAGGCCTTCGCCGACGCCGGCGACGCTCCCCAGCTGATCGAGACCAACGCGCGGTCCGATCCATCGCAGGAGAGCGCCTTCATCGATACGGTGAGCTCGGTGCAGGTCGACGCGCTGATCTTGTCGCCGACATCTGCCGACGCCTCGGTGCCGGCTGTCCGGCTTGCCCATGACAGTGGGATCCCGGTGATCTGCTACAACACGTGCGTCACCGAGTCTGATGCCCGCAAGTACGTCGACTCCTGGATTCTCGGCTCCCCGCAGGAGTTCGGGCGTATCGGTGGTGAGCAGATGGGCAACTACTTCATCGAGAACGGCATCACCCACCCCAAGGTTGCAGTGATCAACTGCGAGCAGTTCGAGGTGTGCATTCAGCGTCGACAGGGATTCGAGCAAGCTCTGACGAGTTTGGTGCCCGCCGCCGAGATCGTCGCCAATCAGCAGGGGTTGCTCGTGGACGAGGCCGTCGAGGCCTCCGAGCGGATCCTCACAGCCCACCCCGACCTGGACGCGTTCTACGGTGAAGCCGGATCCATGACGGTGGGTGCGGTACGTGCCGTGCAGGCCAGAAGGCTCACCGGCCGGGTCGTGGTCTTCGGCGGCGACATGTCCACGCAGATCGCTCAGATGCTGCAGGAGGGGTCGGTTCTCCGAGGCGTCGCCGACATCTCCGGCATCACCGTCGGTGAAATGGCAGCCGACGCGGCGCTGCGCCTCCTCAGAGGGCAGCGGTCTGAGAACCTCATCGTCGACGCTCCCGTCGATGCGTACGAGGGACCTGATGCGGGCACCCGTTGGCTGCGGGAACATCCCGACGGAATCCCATGA
- a CDS encoding SMP-30/gluconolactonase/LRE family protein produces the protein MTPALTSAWQPIGPALELGEGARLVDGQLLHVDLLKGRLFSRDVCTGDVHRLAALDIPLGAVAPVDGRAGEFIATLGTGIGFLAKGSVMREGPSFGVDATRVRVNDGACDPGGRFWAGVMAYEPSPEAGALFRIDRDGTITRVVDGLAVPNGPAFSASGTVMYLADSAAGQIYRFDVDEAGHLTGREVFATVDGSPDGMTVDAESHLWTAIWGAGEVHRYAPTGDLVEVIPVPAQQPTSVAIGEGKVFVTSATHGLNQPGPDDGRTFAADCAVEGLPTSAFKPVTGGSSHG, from the coding sequence ATGACACCTGCACTGACATCCGCATGGCAACCGATCGGTCCGGCCTTGGAACTGGGCGAAGGGGCACGCCTCGTCGATGGCCAGCTGCTGCACGTCGACCTGCTGAAAGGACGTCTGTTCAGCAGGGATGTGTGCACCGGTGACGTACACCGGCTCGCCGCATTGGATATTCCGCTGGGCGCCGTCGCTCCGGTGGACGGGCGCGCAGGTGAGTTCATCGCGACGCTGGGTACCGGAATCGGTTTCCTGGCAAAGGGATCCGTCATGCGCGAAGGGCCGAGTTTCGGTGTTGACGCCACTCGTGTACGAGTGAACGACGGTGCGTGTGATCCCGGTGGAAGATTCTGGGCAGGCGTGATGGCCTACGAACCCTCACCCGAGGCCGGCGCGCTGTTCCGCATCGACCGCGACGGCACGATCACCCGTGTCGTCGACGGATTGGCCGTGCCCAATGGCCCAGCTTTCAGTGCATCGGGAACGGTCATGTATCTGGCCGACAGCGCCGCGGGGCAAATCTACCGGTTCGATGTCGACGAGGCTGGGCACCTCACCGGGCGTGAGGTTTTCGCCACGGTGGACGGATCACCCGACGGAATGACCGTCGATGCCGAGTCACATCTCTGGACCGCGATCTGGGGAGCAGGTGAAGTGCACCGCTACGCACCCACCGGCGACCTCGTGGAGGTCATCCCGGTTCCCGCGCAGCAGCCGACGAGCGTCGCGATCGGCGAGGGGAAGGTGTTTGTCACCTCTGCGACCCACGGGCTGAACCAACCGGGGCCCGACGACGGACGGACATTCGCCGCCGACTGTGCCGTTGAGGGTCTGCCCACCTCCGCTTTCAAGCCTGTGACCGGCGGATCGTCCCACGGATGA